A single region of the Idiomarinaceae bacterium HL-53 genome encodes:
- a CDS encoding orotate phosphoribosyltransferase, with product MKAYQREFIEFALGKEVLKFGDFTLKSGRKSPYFFNAGLFNTGADLAKLGRYYAAALVDAGIEFDVLFGPAYKGIPIATTTAVSLFEHHGKDVPYCFNRKEKKDHGEGGNLVGADLKGRIMLVDDVITAGTAIRESMDIVQANGASLAGVLIALDRQEKGKGELSAIQEVERDYKAKVIAIVTLNDLIAYLSEQPNQEEMLEKVRAYREQYGVE from the coding sequence ATGAAGGCATACCAACGCGAATTTATAGAATTTGCCCTCGGTAAAGAAGTACTGAAATTTGGTGATTTCACGTTAAAGAGCGGTCGAAAAAGCCCCTATTTTTTCAATGCAGGTTTATTCAATACTGGCGCGGATCTCGCCAAGCTAGGTCGTTATTACGCCGCCGCATTAGTAGACGCCGGCATTGAGTTCGACGTACTGTTCGGCCCTGCGTATAAAGGTATTCCCATTGCCACTACCACAGCGGTGAGCCTATTTGAACACCACGGTAAAGACGTACCCTATTGCTTTAATCGTAAGGAAAAGAAAGATCACGGTGAAGGCGGCAACCTTGTTGGTGCAGACCTTAAAGGTCGCATTATGCTCGTCGACGACGTCATTACCGCGGGCACTGCCATTCGCGAATCGATGGATATTGTGCAAGCGAATGGCGCGAGCTTGGCAGGCGTGTTAATTGCGCTCGACCGGCAAGAAAAAGGCAAAGGCGAACTCAGCGCTATTCAGGAAGTTGAACGTGACTACAAGGCCAAAGTGATCGCTATTGTGACCTTGAACGATTTAATTGCCTATCTGAGCGAACAACCGAACCAAGAAGAAATGCTTGAAAAGGTGCGCGCGTATCGCGAGCAGTATGGCGTTGAGTAA
- a CDS encoding ribonuclease PH yields the protein MRPSGRTSNQIRPITISRNYTRHAEGSVLIEFGDTKVLCNASVQEGVPRFLKGKGQGWITAEYGMLPRATHTRSDREAARGKQGGRTMEIQRLIARSLRAAIDLNALGENTITVDCDVIQADGGTRTASITGACVALVDAINFMRKKGLVKVNPLKCMVAAISVGMYKGQPVADLDYPEDSEAETDMNVVMTDTGKVIEIQGTAEGEPFSFEEMNAMVELAKHAIRELNDIQKEALNA from the coding sequence ATGCGTCCTAGCGGTCGTACCAGCAATCAAATTCGCCCAATTACCATTTCTCGCAACTATACCCGCCACGCAGAAGGCAGTGTGTTAATTGAATTCGGCGATACCAAGGTACTTTGTAACGCCAGCGTGCAAGAAGGGGTTCCGCGCTTCTTAAAAGGTAAAGGCCAAGGTTGGATTACTGCTGAATACGGTATGTTACCGCGCGCAACGCACACACGCTCAGACAGAGAAGCCGCACGCGGAAAACAAGGCGGGCGCACGATGGAAATTCAACGTTTAATTGCTCGCTCGTTACGCGCAGCCATTGATTTAAATGCGTTAGGCGAAAATACGATTACCGTAGACTGTGACGTAATCCAAGCCGACGGCGGCACACGCACAGCTTCGATTACCGGTGCTTGCGTGGCATTGGTCGACGCAATTAACTTTATGCGCAAAAAGGGCCTGGTTAAAGTGAACCCATTAAAATGTATGGTGGCTGCTATTTCAGTGGGTATGTACAAAGGGCAACCAGTGGCCGACTTAGACTACCCAGAAGATTCAGAAGCAGAAACCGACATGAATGTGGTGATGACCGATACCGGGAAAGTGATTGAAATTCAAGGCACCGCCGAGGGCGAACCGTTTAGCTTTGAAGAAATGAATGCCATGGTAGAACTCGCGAAACACGCAATACGTGAATTGAACGACATTCAGAAAGAGGCTTTAAACGCATGA
- a CDS encoding TIGR00255 family protein, translating to MICSMTAYAREEIKGDWGTAVWELRSVNQRFLEPYFRLPEQFRALEIPLRDRLRKQLQRGKVECNLRFTPGAGKDTALKVNEDMALAVLRSAEWIQSKGATASVDPLDVLRWPGVLSGEETDMDSVQAELLQGFEKTLRSFIEHRAREGASMRSLIEERLHDIRNNVAKVREHMPTILQWQRERIQNRFEEAKVELDAERVEQEMVLLAQKVDVAEELDRLDSHIKETLSTLNKGGACGRRLDFMMQEFNREANTLGSKSIHTDITAAAVEMKVLIEQMREQIQNIE from the coding sequence ATGATCTGCAGCATGACCGCGTATGCACGTGAGGAAATAAAGGGAGATTGGGGTACAGCTGTATGGGAGCTGCGCTCAGTAAATCAACGTTTTTTAGAACCTTATTTTCGCTTGCCAGAGCAATTCCGTGCGTTAGAAATTCCATTACGCGATCGCCTTCGCAAACAACTACAGCGCGGCAAAGTAGAATGTAATTTACGCTTTACCCCAGGCGCTGGCAAAGACACAGCGCTGAAAGTGAATGAAGACATGGCACTTGCTGTGTTGCGCAGCGCCGAATGGATTCAAAGCAAAGGTGCGACTGCTTCTGTCGACCCGCTCGACGTGTTGCGTTGGCCCGGTGTGCTGAGCGGTGAAGAAACCGACATGGACAGCGTGCAAGCTGAACTATTGCAAGGCTTCGAGAAAACTCTACGCAGTTTCATTGAGCACCGCGCCCGTGAAGGCGCCAGTATGCGCAGCTTAATTGAAGAGCGCCTCCACGACATACGTAACAACGTAGCCAAAGTGCGCGAGCACATGCCCACCATTTTACAATGGCAAAGAGAGCGTATTCAAAACCGCTTTGAAGAGGCCAAAGTAGAACTCGACGCCGAGCGCGTAGAGCAAGAAATGGTGCTACTCGCCCAAAAGGTAGACGTAGCCGAAGAGCTCGACCGCCTCGACAGCCACATTAAAGAAACTTTAAGCACGCTCAACAAAGGCGGCGCCTGCGGCCGACGCCTCGATTTTATGATGCAAGAGTTCAACCGCGAAGCCAACACCCTCGGCTCTAAGTCAATCCATACCGACATCACCGCCGCTGCGGTAGAAATGAAGGTGTTGATTGAGCAGATGCGGGAGCAGATCCAAAATATAGAATGA